The following proteins are encoded in a genomic region of Triticum dicoccoides isolate Atlit2015 ecotype Zavitan chromosome 1B, WEW_v2.0, whole genome shotgun sequence:
- the LOC119322146 gene encoding rRNA biogenesis protein RRP5-like isoform X2 — translation MAPHGDRKKGKGADRPGKPGLGPNRKEFKNHRKEEGEKAGGAEEEQEQQQPAPHPAALFNAADDGDFPRGGRSLLSRDEMAEARTEAEVEFEKEERRGKKKRKANASSGIDGDDDLGTLFGGATTGKLPRFANRITLKNISPSMKLWGVVIEVNQKDIIVSLPGGMRGFVRTEEVSDIALHGNSKDNEGSVCAEVVHVGQLVPCMVLQVDDDKKEGKAHKRVWLSLRLSRMYKGLSLDAIEDGMVLTAQVKSVEDHGYILYFGVSTFSGFMPKAGKETVKIESGQLIQCVVKGIDKTRSIIHLSSDEDLISKSIIKDLKGLSIDHLIPGMMMSARVHSVLENGVMLSFLTYFTGTADIFNLSSSFPSGNWKDDYSKNKKVNARILFVDPSTRAVGLTLNQHLLRLNVPPINVKVGEIYDKSRVLRVDKKAGLFLEIPSPTPSPGFVSIHDVSDKDVKNVEKKFREGSLTRVRVLGVRHLEGVALGTLKDSAFEGSVFTHADVKPGMVVRAKVVTVEPFGAIVQFSSGVKALCPLPHMSELDNIVKPPKKFKAGAELLFRVLGCKSKRITVTYKKSLVKSKLEVLASYADAKTGLVTHGWITKIEKHGCFVRFYNGVQGFVSRSELGLEPGIEAESVYHVGQVVKCRIVSVVPTSRKLYVSFTMSSNRVIQADTAKVGTIVSGVVERLTPATVVVSVNGFSKGSILNEQLADHHGQAAQLKNLLKPGHEFNQLLVLDTEGQNLVLSAKHSLINTANDIPSEISQMQSGAVVHGYICNIIEAGCFVRFLGHLTGFSPKDKAVDRPIEKLSDVFCVGQSVRSHVLNVNAESARVKLSLQQSMCSSPDCSFIQGYFLLDQKIAALKYSGPSTSHDWVKYFGIGSLVKGEVGAVEEYGVILNFKDHPDVVGLVEHHQLGGSTVKVGSSVKGLVVDLSDGVVNLSLKPELVGSVSKDGKKKKRHRAANLDLELREEVNAVVEIVKDSYVVLSVPEYNHAIGFAPLMDYNSQLLPQHHYDNGQCITVVVGSIPSSDPSGRLILLPKGSAQDSSISSSKRAKKKSDYKVGSLVEAEIIDIKPLEVISKFGVNLHGRIHITEVLEEDCSEHPFSKLKIGQKVHARIVAQAEHSAKTGRNLKWELSIKPSLLKDLEELTASEAELNHSINDIVRAYVVKVDTEWIWLTVSRKFMAHLFILDSSVEPSELKEFQQRYSVGQAVKGHIIGVNREKRLLRLKAFDNQCMLEDIDDTQKTASSIAEHTKEGDIIGGRIQRILPGVGGLVIQIGPHLHGRVHYTEIVDSWVPEPLSGIHEGQFVKCKVLAVSRQAEGSLRVDLSLRSRKLDDSTICGPRFEKINDLCPGTEVKGYVKNVNPKGCFIMLSRMVEARIILSNLSDEYVENPQKDFSVGMFVQGRVLSAEPLSGKVEVSLRRSTGSKSQKLDDISYSDLHVGDIVDGQVKRVESYGLFVTIKSSELVGLCHVSELSDEPVLDINACYKAGDMVKAKILKIDEDRHRVSLGLKESYFDSDLTDDENGNGRVPMDISRAPQMSGGFNSTLVLPGPEPRASVPPLQVSLDEYEGSDQEGDQKAHEIANGSESNVKKSDRRLKEKARKQREIEISALEERALQKDIPQTPDEFEKLVRSSPNSSFVWIKYMAFLLDLADVEKARSVAERALRTINIREEEEKLNVWVAYFNLENEYGSPREDAVKKIFQRALQYCDPKKVHLALLGMYERTKQNELADELFDRMTKRFKTSCKIWLRRIQFSLTQGKDVEYIKSVVNRALLSLPQSKRIKFLTQTAILEFKCGVAEEGRSRFELILREYPKRTDIWSVYLDQEIRLGDTEIIRALFDRVTCLSLPPKKMKFLFKKYLRYEKAQGDEERIEHVKQKALEYVEISRA, via the exons ATGGCGCCGCACGGCGACAGGAAGAAGGGGAAGGGCGCGGACCGCCCGGGCAAGCCGGGGCTGGGCCCCAACCGCAAGGAGTTCAAAAACCACCGCAAGGAGGAGGGGGAGAAGGCGGGCGGcgcagaggaggagcaggagcagcagcagcCGGCGCCGCACCCCGCGGCTCTGTTCAACGCCGCCGACGACGGCGATTTCCCCAGAG GAGGGCGCAGCCTCCTGAGCAGGGACGAGATGGCCGAGGCGCGCACCGAGGCCGAGGTGGAGTTcgagaaggaggagaggagggggaagaagaagaggaaagccaacGCCTCCTCGGGAATCGACGGCGATGATGACCTGGGGACCCTCTTCGGCGGGGCTACCACCGGGAAGCTCCCACGCTTCGCCAATCGCATCACCTTGAAG AATATTTCACCAAGCATGAAGCTTTGGGGTGTTGTAATCGAAGTTAACCAAAAAGACATTATAGTGAGTCTACCTGGCGGAATGAGAGGGTTTGTTCGCACAGAGGAAGTTTCGGACATTGCTTTGCATGGAAATAGCAAg GATAATGAGGGCAGTGTATGTGCTGAAGTTGTTCATGTTGGTCAGCTTGTACCTTGTATGGTTCTGCAAGTTGATGATGATAAGAAAGAAGGAAAAGCACACAAACGGGTTTGGTTATCATTGCGGTTGAGCCGGATGTACAAGGGTCTTTCTCTGGATGCTATCGAGGACGGAATG GTGCTCACTGCTCAAGTGAAAAGCGTCGAGGACCATGGTTACATTCTTTATTTCGGAGTATCCACATTTAGTGGATTTATGCCGAAAGCTGGCAAAG AAACTGTGAAGATTGAGAGCGGACAACTCATACAATGTGTCGTGAAGGGGATTGATAAAACTCGCTCTATTATTCACTTGAGTTCCGATGAAGACTTGATCTCTAAATCCATT ATTAAAGATCTGAAAGGCCTTTCCATTGATCATCTAATTCCTGGCATGATGATGAGTGCACGTGTTCATTCAGTCCTTGAAAATGGAGTTATGCTATCATTTCTTACTTACTTCACTGGAACG GCTGATATTTTTAATTTGTCGAGCTCCTTCCCTTCTGGTAATTGGAAAGATGATTACAGCAAGAATAAGAAG GTAAATGCCCGCATCTTGTTTGTTGATCCGTCAACAAGAGCAGTTGGGCTTACATTGAACCAACACTTACTTCGTCTTAATGTACCCCCCATT AATGTTAAAGTTGGAGAAATATATGACAAATCACGGGTGCTGAGGGTGGATAAAAAGGCTGGTCTTTTTCTTGAAATACCTTCTCCAACTCCATCACCTGGATTTGTTAGT ATACACGATGTATCAGACAAGGATGTGAAGAATGTGGAGAAGAAGTTTAGGGAAGGCAGCTTGACACGTGTCCGTGTACTTGGAGTGCGACATCTTGAAGGAGTTGCACTAGGCACCCTAAAG GACAGTGCTTTTGAAGGTTCTGTTTTCACTCACGCTGATGTCAAACCAGGAATGGTAGTGAGAGCTAAGGTAGTTACTGTTGAGCCTTTTGGCGCAATTGTGCAGTTTTCAAGTGGTGTGAAAGCACTTTGCCCACTTCCTCACATGTCTGAGTTAGATAACATTGTAAAGCCACCGAAGAAATTTAAG GCTGGAGCTGAACTACTTTTTCGTGTTTTGGGTTGCAAATCCAAGAGAATAACAGTGACATACAAGAAGTCTCTG GTCAAATCAAAACTTGAAGTGTTGGCCTCGTATGCTGATGCCAAGACTGGTTTAGTGACTCATGGATGGATTACTAAAATAGAAAAGCATGGGTGCTTCGTGAGATTTTACAATGGAGTTCAGGGGTTTGTTAGCAG ATCTGAACTTGGACTAGAGCCAGGCATTGAAGCTGAAAGTGTTTATCATGTTGGACAAGTTGTCAAATGTAGAATTGTAAGCGTGGTCCCCACTTCAAGGAAACTATATGTTAGTTTTACAATGTCTTCTAATAG GGTCATTCAAGCTGATACTGCAAAGGTGGGTACTATTGTCTCTGGTGTTGTGGAGCGACTTACTCCTGCAACTGTTGTGGTCAGTGTCAATGGCTTCTCCAAGGGATCTATACTTAATGAACAGTTGGCAGATCATCATG GCCAAGCTGCTCAGTTGAAGAATTTGTTGAAGCCTGGCCATGAGTTCAACCAGCTTTTAGTTCTTG ATACTGAAGGCCAAAATTTAGTTCTTTCCGCTAAGCACTCACTTATCAACACCGCAAATGACATTCCATCAGAGATATCACAGATGCAATCTGGAGCTGTAGTTCAT GGTTACATTTGCAACATCATCGAAGCTGGTTGTTTTGTTCGCTTTCTTGGACATCTAACTGGTTTCTCTCCCAAGGATAAA GCGGTTGACAGGCCGATAGAAAAGCTTTCTGATGTGTTCTGTGTTGGCCAATCAGTTCGTAGTCATGTCCTCAAT GTGAATGCGGAATCTGCTCGAGTAAAGCTTTCACTCCAACAGTCCATGTGCTCTTCACCTGATTGTTCATTTATTCAAGGATATTTTCTTCTCGATCAGAAG ATTGCGGCATTGAAGTATTCAGGTCCTAGTACTTCTCATGATTGGGTGAAATATTTTGGCATTGGTAGCTTGGTTAAGGGTGAGGTGGGAGCAGTAGAAGAATATGGTGTTATCCTTAACTTCAAAGACCATCCTGATGTTGTTGGTCTAGTTGAACATCATCAGC TTGGTGGCAGTACTGTAAAAGTGGGTTCTTCTGTGAAGGGTCTTGTTGTGGATTTATCTGATGGAGTTGTAAATTTATCGCTTAAACCTGAACTAGTTGGCAGTGTCAGCAAGGATGGGAAAAAGaag AAACGTCACAGAGCCGCAAATTTGGACTTGGAGCTTCGGGAAGAAGTCAATGCAGTTGTGGAGATAGTCAAAGACAGCTATGTG GTTCTTTCTGTCCCTGAGTATAATCATGCAATAGGCTTTGCACCGTTGATGGATTACAACTCACAATTGCTTCCTCAACATCACTATGATAATGGGCAGTG CATTACCGTCGTCGTTGGAAGTATCCCAAGTTCTGACCCTTCTGGAAGACTTATCCTTCTCCCGAAAGGATCAGCCCAGGATTCTAGTATCTCTAGTTCTAAAAGGGCTAAGAAGAAATCAGACTACAAAGTTGGGTCACTTGTTGAAGCAGAG ATTATTGATATCAAGCCGCTTGAGGTTATTTCGAAATTTGGTGTCAATCTTCATGGAAGGATTCATATTACTGAG GTCCTTGAAGAAGATTGCAGTGAGCATCCCTTTAGTAAACTCAAAATCGGGCAAAAGGTCCATGCAAGAATTGTTGCACAAGCGGAACATTCAGCAAAAACTGGCAGAAATTTGAAATGGGAACTATCTATTAAGCCATCCTTGCTTAAAG ACTTGGAAGAATTAACTGCATCTGAAGCTGAATTGAATCATTCAATTAATGACATTGTGCGTGCTTATGTCGTCAAGGTGGATACAGAGTGGATCTGGTTAACTGTATCCAGAAAGTTCATGGCTCATTTATTTATTCTCGATAGTTCAGTTGAGCCGAGTGAACTAAAAGAGTTCCAACAGCGTTATAGTGTCGGTCAAGCAGTGAAAGGACACATTATTGGGGTGAACAGAGAGAAAAGGTTGTTGAGGCTGAAAGCATTTGATAACCAATGCATGCTCGAGGATATAGATGACACACAAAAAACAGCATCTTCCATTGCTGAACACACGAAGGAAGGAGATATCATTGGCGGACGCATCCAAAGGATTCTACCTGGTGTTGGTGGGCTTGTCATCCAGATTGGACCTCATCTTCATGGAAGAGTTCATTATACTGAAATTGTTGATTCGTGGGTACCTGAACCCCTATCTGGGATCCATGAAGGCCAATTTGTGAAGTGCAAGGTCCTGGCTGTAAGCCGCCAAGCTGAAGGATCTCTCCGAGTTGACCTATCACTTCGCTCAAGAAAACTTGATGATTC GACAATTTGCGGTCCCCGGTTTGAGAAGATCAACGATCTGTGCCCCGGTACAGAGGTTAAG GGTTATGTGAAGAATGTGAATCCCAAAGGGTGTTTCATCATGCTTTCTCGAATGGTTGAGGCTAGGATTATTTTGTCAAATCTGTCAGATGAGTATGTCGAAAATCCTCAGAAGGATTTCTCAGTTGGAATGTTTGTACAGGGAAG GGTATTGTCTGCGGAACCACTATCAGGGAAAGTTGAGGTATCACTTAGGAGGAGCACTGGTAGCAAATCACAGAAGTTGGATGACATTAGCTACAGTGACCTACATGTTGGGGACATCGTTGATGGTCAAGTTAAACGGGTTGAATCCTATGGATTATTTGTGACAATCAAGAGCAGCGAACTG GTGGGCTTGTGTCATGTATCAGAACTTTCTGATGAACCAGTTCTTGATATCAACGCTTGCTACAAAGCTGGCGATATGGTTAAAGCTAAAATTTTGAAG ATTGACGAGGATCGGCACCGAGTGTCCCTTGGCCTTAAGGAATCTTACTTTGACTCTGATCTGACTGATGATGaaaatggcaatggaagggttCCCATGGACATCAGCCGTGCCCCTCAGATGTCCGGAGGTTTTAACAGCACCTTAGTTCTTCCTGGACCCGAACCCCGGGCTTCTGTTCCCCCACTTCAGGTCAGCTTGGACGAATATGAAGGTTCTGACCAAGAGGGTGATCAGAAAGCTCATGAAATTGCTAACGGAAGTGAATCAAATGTAAAAAAGAGCGATAGACGGTTAAAGGAGAAGGCGAGAAAACAAAG GGAAATAGAAATCAGTGCCTTGGAGGAAAGGGCTTTACAGAAAGATATACCACAGACTCCAGATGAATTCGAGAAGTTGGTGAGGAGCTCTCCAAATAGTAGCTTCGTCTGGATTAAGTATATGGCATTTTTGTTAGACCTTGCGGATGTTGAGAAAGCACGTTCAGTAGCTGAAAG GGCTTTGAGAACAATAAACATTAGAGAGGAGGAGGAGAAACTCAATGTATGGGTAGCATACTTTAACCTTGAAAATGAATACGGGAGTCCACGGGAG GATGCTGTCAAGAAGATATTCCAAAGAGCCTTGCAGTATTGTGATCCCAAAAAGGTGCACTTGGCTCTTCTTGGAATGTACGAGAGGACTAAACAGAATGAACTGGCAGATGAACTTTTTGATAGAATGACCAAAAGATTCAAAACTTCGTGCAAG ATCTGGTTGCGCCGCATTCAGTTTTCTCTCACTCAAGGCAAGGATGTTGAATACATCAAATCTGTCGTAAACCGTGCGCTTCTTAGTCTGCCACAAAGCAAGCGTATAAAGTTTCTCACGCAGACTGCTATCCTGGAGTTCAAGTGTGGGGTGGCTGAGGAAGGGAGATCCAGATTTGAGCTGATCCTAAGGGAGTATCCGAAAAGAACAGATATTTGGAGTGTTTACCTAGACCAG GAAATTCGACTTGGTGACACGGAAATTATACGGGCATTATTTGATAGAGTGACATGCCTTAGTCTTCCTCCAAAAAAGATGAAG TTCTTGTTCAAGAAATACCTGCGATATGAGAAGGCTCAGGGCGATGAAGAAAGAATCGAGCATGTGAAGCAGAAGGCATTGGAGTACGTTGAGATCTCTAGAGCCTGA